A region of Pseudarthrobacter sp. NIBRBAC000502770 DNA encodes the following proteins:
- a CDS encoding PLP-dependent aminotransferase family protein codes for MPAALTALALSRLLGPWNTRTGPAYRELADVIRLLILDGRIPLDTALPSERALCAALDISRTTVTAAYSSLREQGFLSSGQGSRGRTRIPELTPFGSALFGPQPPSTGALPAPGLTAPGLTAPGLTAPAGLVDLAYSALPASGEVVHRAFAAALTELPALLPGFGYDALGLLPLRQAVADRYTAAGVPTQPGQVMVTSGAQHALTIIIRTLADRQDRVLVEHPSYPHALDAIRSAKCRPVPVAFAGSGWDLPAMETAMVQQKPKLAYLVPDFHNPTGLIMPDAQRRQLVRVAAAAGTVLVADETLRDLNLDGTATTPLAGFGSTVVSIGSLSKSHWGGLRTGWIRASESMIQRFAAARTTLDLGGPVMEQLAAAHLVRALEEPLPALLQTLRRNRSALLELLAEHLPTWQAAPPAGGLSVWCRLPAPISTALTVLAPDHGIRLAAGPRFGIGGAFERNLRLPFTLPPDKLEVAVLALRAAQDRLDAAPQLRRSLTQAPAVAIA; via the coding sequence ATGCCTGCCGCCCTTACCGCCCTCGCGCTGTCGCGCCTCCTCGGCCCGTGGAACACCAGGACGGGGCCGGCATACCGCGAACTCGCCGACGTCATCCGGCTGCTCATCCTGGACGGCAGGATCCCGCTGGATACGGCGCTGCCCAGCGAGCGCGCGCTGTGCGCCGCACTCGATATCAGCAGGACGACGGTAACGGCGGCGTATTCAAGCCTTCGGGAGCAGGGATTCCTCAGCAGCGGCCAGGGCAGCCGCGGGCGCACACGCATTCCGGAATTGACCCCTTTTGGTTCGGCCCTCTTCGGTCCGCAGCCTCCATCCACCGGGGCGTTGCCGGCCCCCGGGCTCACCGCACCCGGGCTTACCGCGCCCGGACTCACCGCACCCGCGGGACTGGTGGATCTGGCCTATTCGGCGCTGCCTGCCAGCGGCGAGGTGGTGCACCGGGCCTTCGCTGCAGCGCTGACGGAGCTGCCGGCACTGCTGCCCGGGTTTGGCTACGACGCCCTGGGACTGCTGCCGCTGCGGCAGGCGGTCGCGGACCGCTACACGGCGGCAGGAGTGCCAACCCAGCCGGGCCAGGTCATGGTGACCTCCGGAGCCCAGCACGCCCTGACCATCATCATCCGCACCCTGGCTGACCGGCAGGACCGGGTCCTGGTGGAACACCCCAGCTATCCCCACGCGCTGGATGCCATCCGCTCCGCGAAGTGCCGACCCGTCCCGGTCGCCTTTGCCGGGTCCGGCTGGGACCTGCCGGCCATGGAAACTGCCATGGTGCAGCAAAAGCCAAAACTTGCCTACCTTGTCCCGGACTTCCACAACCCCACAGGCCTGATCATGCCTGATGCCCAACGCCGCCAACTGGTCCGCGTGGCGGCGGCGGCCGGAACCGTTTTAGTGGCAGACGAAACGCTCCGGGACCTCAACCTCGACGGCACCGCCACCACGCCCCTTGCCGGCTTCGGCAGCACTGTGGTGTCCATTGGATCCTTGAGCAAGTCCCACTGGGGCGGCCTGCGCACGGGCTGGATCCGCGCCTCGGAGTCCATGATCCAGCGCTTTGCGGCGGCCCGGACCACCCTGGACCTGGGCGGCCCCGTCATGGAGCAGCTCGCGGCAGCCCACCTGGTGCGGGCACTGGAGGAACCGCTGCCGGCCCTGCTGCAGACGCTGCGCCGCAACCGGTCAGCCCTCCTGGAACTCCTGGCGGAACACCTTCCAACGTGGCAGGCGGCACCGCCTGCCGGCGGCCTCTCCGTATGGTGCCGGCTCCCCGCCCCCATCAGTACGGCGCTGACAGTCCTTGCCCCGGATCATGGCATCAGGCTGGCGGCCGGGCCCCGGTTCGGAATCGGCGGCGCCTTCGAGCGCAACCTGCGGCTGCCCTTCACCCTGCCGCCGGACAAACTGGAGGTGGCCGTCCTGGCACTCCGGGCGGCCCAGGACCGGCTGGACGCCGCACCCCAGCTGCGGCGTTCGCTCACCCAGGCTCCCGCCGTCGCCATCGCCTGA
- a CDS encoding helix-turn-helix domain-containing protein: MQDIAVIEDPAAAEASLDPIRMRILRELVLPASATQLAVRVGLPRQKVNYHLKALERHGLVELVEERRKGNVTERVLQAAAASYLISPSALAAVSPDPGRFADRFSAFWLLALAGRMVQEVGKLITGAAAARPKLATFAIDGDITFRTAADRAAFAEELGVEVTRLVDKYHDGGGSPRGRRHRLVVALHPALKETNASTATNETAGKEQDK, translated from the coding sequence ATGCAGGACATCGCAGTTATCGAGGACCCCGCAGCCGCCGAGGCATCCCTGGACCCCATCCGCATGCGGATCCTGAGGGAGCTGGTGCTGCCGGCGTCAGCCACGCAGCTGGCAGTGCGCGTCGGACTTCCCCGGCAAAAGGTGAATTACCACCTCAAGGCCCTGGAACGGCATGGCCTGGTGGAACTGGTGGAGGAGCGCCGCAAGGGCAACGTGACCGAGCGGGTCCTGCAGGCGGCGGCGGCCTCCTATCTGATCTCGCCGTCCGCGCTGGCCGCAGTGTCCCCGGACCCGGGCCGGTTCGCCGACCGCTTCTCGGCTTTCTGGCTGCTGGCGCTGGCGGGACGCATGGTGCAGGAAGTGGGCAAGCTCATCACCGGCGCCGCCGCGGCCCGGCCGAAGCTGGCCACCTTCGCGATCGACGGCGACATTACCTTCCGCACTGCCGCGGACAGGGCCGCGTTCGCCGAGGAGCTCGGTGTCGAGGTGACCCGGCTGGTGGACAAGTACCACGACGGCGGCGGGTCGCCCCGCGGGCGGCGGCACCGGCTCGTGGTGGCGCTGCATCCGGCACTCAAAGAAACCAATGCCTCCACGGCAACCAACGAAACAGCAGGCAAGGAGCAGGACAAATGA
- a CDS encoding SRPBCC domain-containing protein, whose translation MSDKRDFEIVQDTELPGTPERVWEAVTNGTPAWMFPTDQWPAVKTVEEYPHHLVSRMEGPDGWFNQLEHVLEPLDGGRARLHYVHSGIFAENWDQQYDGASRHTEFYLHTLGQYLQYFDGRPVVFTDIQAPAASQTADGFTRLRDALGAGSAGPGATVDVELDGVGRLAGEVDFANEHFLGIRTPDALYRFFGRNAWGAPVGMTVHDFSGSGDSGTTAKAWSGFLERVYA comes from the coding sequence ATGAGCGACAAACGGGACTTCGAGATCGTCCAGGACACCGAACTGCCCGGCACCCCCGAGCGGGTGTGGGAAGCCGTTACCAACGGAACGCCGGCATGGATGTTCCCCACGGACCAATGGCCGGCAGTCAAGACCGTTGAGGAATACCCCCACCATCTTGTGTCCCGGATGGAGGGGCCGGATGGCTGGTTCAACCAGCTGGAGCACGTGCTGGAACCGCTGGACGGCGGCCGTGCCCGGCTCCACTATGTCCACAGCGGCATCTTCGCTGAAAACTGGGACCAGCAGTACGACGGCGCCAGCCGCCACACCGAGTTCTACCTGCACACGCTGGGCCAGTACCTGCAGTACTTCGACGGCCGCCCCGTGGTGTTCACCGACATCCAGGCCCCGGCGGCGTCCCAGACAGCGGACGGCTTCACCCGCCTCCGTGACGCACTGGGCGCCGGTTCCGCAGGGCCGGGCGCCACGGTTGATGTGGAGCTCGACGGCGTGGGGCGGCTGGCGGGCGAGGTGGACTTCGCGAATGAGCACTTCCTGGGCATCCGCACACCGGACGCCCTCTACCGGTTCTTCGGCCGCAACGCGTGGGGTGCCCCCGTGGGCATGACGGTGCACGATTTCAGCGGCTCCGGCGATTCCGGGACCACGGCCAAGGCGTGGAGCGGTTTCCTGGAGCGGGTGTACGCGTAG
- a CDS encoding Fpg/Nei family DNA glycosylase → MPEGDSVWRAAHQLHEALAGQTLMASDFRVPRFATLDLSGWTVDEVVPRGKHLLMRVVSPEDKRLTIHSHLKMEGAWQVYPPGGRWRKPGYTARCVLRTAVADAVGFSLGVVEVVATANEDSIVGFLGPDLLGADWDLDEAERRVRSRPEVPIGVALLDQRNLAGIGNIYRCEACFLSGVHPATPVADVADVRTMMTDAKQLLEVNLGAGRRVTILNNRGMPVGRMAGRPGYWVYGGERRPCLKCGTPIQRGLLGKPNGEEERDIYFCPRCQPPPA, encoded by the coding sequence GTGCCTGAGGGGGATTCTGTCTGGCGGGCCGCGCACCAGCTGCATGAGGCCCTGGCGGGACAGACACTGATGGCCTCTGACTTCCGCGTGCCCCGGTTCGCCACCCTGGACCTTTCCGGCTGGACCGTGGATGAAGTGGTCCCCAGGGGCAAGCACCTGCTGATGCGTGTGGTCAGCCCCGAGGACAAGAGGCTGACCATCCACTCGCACCTGAAGATGGAAGGCGCCTGGCAGGTTTACCCGCCCGGCGGGAGGTGGCGGAAACCGGGTTACACCGCCCGGTGCGTTCTGCGCACTGCCGTGGCGGACGCCGTCGGCTTCTCGCTGGGCGTCGTGGAAGTGGTGGCCACCGCCAACGAAGACTCGATTGTGGGCTTTCTCGGCCCGGACCTCCTGGGCGCTGACTGGGACCTGGACGAGGCCGAACGGCGCGTCAGGTCGCGCCCCGAGGTTCCCATCGGTGTGGCACTCCTGGACCAGCGGAACCTCGCCGGCATAGGAAACATCTACCGTTGCGAGGCGTGCTTCCTGTCGGGGGTGCATCCCGCCACCCCGGTTGCCGATGTCGCAGACGTGCGGACCATGATGACCGACGCCAAGCAACTCCTGGAGGTCAACCTGGGTGCGGGGCGCCGCGTCACCATCCTCAATAACCGGGGCATGCCGGTGGGCAGGATGGCGGGCAGGCCGGGCTACTGGGTCTACGGCGGAGAACGGCGGCCGTGCCTCAAGTGCGGCACCCCCATCCAGCGGGGGCTCCTGGGCAAGCCAAACGGCGAAGAGGAGCGGGACATCTACTTCTGTCCGAGGTGCCAGCCCCCGCCTGCCTGA
- a CDS encoding YitT family protein: protein MMTRRLVQLFTGLAMYGISLAMFIRAGLGLDPWDVFHQGLANRTGLSIGVVVIAVSFLVLLLWIPLRQTPGFGTLCNAILVGVFADIGLALIPTVSHLAGQIGLLAGAVLANAVASACYIGAGFGPGARDGLMTGLARRTGWTVRFSRTLIEVTVLAAGWLLGGSVGVGTVVYALAIGPLVHLLLPRFVVGPGKASAAREPSTANC, encoded by the coding sequence ATGATGACCCGCAGACTTGTCCAGCTGTTCACCGGCCTCGCCATGTACGGCATCTCCCTGGCCATGTTTATCCGCGCCGGCCTGGGCCTGGATCCGTGGGACGTGTTCCATCAGGGTCTGGCCAACCGGACAGGGCTGAGCATCGGCGTGGTGGTAATCGCCGTGAGCTTCCTGGTGCTGCTGCTGTGGATTCCGCTGCGGCAGACGCCCGGCTTCGGGACGCTCTGCAATGCCATTCTGGTGGGCGTCTTCGCGGACATCGGGTTGGCACTGATCCCGACGGTCAGCCACCTGGCCGGCCAGATCGGCCTCCTCGCGGGCGCAGTGCTGGCCAATGCCGTGGCCTCTGCGTGCTACATTGGTGCCGGATTCGGGCCGGGTGCCCGCGATGGCCTCATGACGGGGCTTGCCCGGCGCACTGGATGGACGGTCAGGTTTTCCCGGACGCTGATTGAGGTGACGGTGCTGGCGGCCGGCTGGCTGCTGGGCGGATCGGTGGGTGTGGGCACCGTGGTTTACGCGCTGGCGATTGGTCCCCTGGTCCACCTCCTGCTGCCGCGCTTCGTGGTTGGCCCCGGCAAGGCAAGTGCCGCCAGGGAACCCAGCACCGCGAACTGCTAA